A genomic region of Alistipes megaguti contains the following coding sequences:
- a CDS encoding sulfatase: MKTTDLYLLGLGGLATLSLAGCTDRKPAARPMNILYIMTDDHTAQMMSCYDRRYASTPNLDRIAREGVRFTNSFVANSLSGPSRACMLTGKHSHKNGFYDNTTCVFDGSQQTFPKLLQQAGYETAIVGKWHLESLPTGFDHWEIIPDQGDYYNPDFIRQTGDTVRNEGYITNLITDKALAWLDAERDPEKPFCLLVHHKAQHRNWMADTCNLTLYEDRTFPLPETFYDDYAGRPAAAAQEMSISSDHDMDVIYDLKMYRTSDSSRLKELYEGMIGRMNPDQRAAWDRFYDPLIAEFHRTNPQGRERAEWKFQRYVRDYLKTLKSLDDNVGRLLDYLDRTGLAGNTLVVYTSDQGFYIGEHGWFDKRFMYEESMHTPLVMRLPGGVQGDIDQLVQNIDYAPTFLELAGAEIPDDIQGRSLLPLLRGEKSADWRPALYYHFYEYPAEHMVKRHYGVRDNRWKLIHFYNDIDHWELYDLKTDPHELHNRYDDPACAGERARMIDELLRLQRQYDDTLALRMNGDFQSKD; this comes from the coding sequence ATGAAAACCACTGACCTCTATCTGTTGGGCCTGGGCGGATTGGCGACGCTGTCGCTGGCGGGCTGCACGGACCGCAAACCCGCGGCACGCCCGATGAACATCCTCTACATCATGACCGACGACCATACGGCGCAGATGATGAGCTGCTATGACCGCCGCTACGCCTCGACGCCCAATCTCGACCGCATAGCCCGGGAGGGAGTCCGCTTCACGAACAGCTTCGTGGCCAACTCGCTGAGCGGTCCGAGCCGGGCCTGCATGCTCACGGGCAAACACTCGCACAAGAACGGTTTCTACGACAATACGACGTGCGTCTTCGACGGCTCGCAGCAGACCTTCCCCAAACTGCTGCAGCAGGCCGGCTACGAGACGGCGATCGTCGGCAAATGGCATCTGGAGAGCCTCCCGACGGGCTTCGACCATTGGGAGATCATCCCCGATCAGGGGGACTACTACAATCCGGACTTCATCCGGCAGACGGGCGACACGGTCCGCAACGAGGGCTACATCACGAACCTCATCACGGACAAGGCGCTGGCGTGGCTCGATGCGGAGCGCGATCCCGAGAAGCCCTTCTGCCTGCTCGTGCACCACAAGGCGCAGCACCGCAACTGGATGGCCGACACGTGCAATCTGACCCTCTACGAGGATCGGACCTTCCCGCTGCCGGAGACCTTCTACGACGATTATGCGGGGCGTCCGGCGGCTGCCGCCCAGGAGATGTCCATCTCGTCGGACCACGACATGGATGTGATCTACGATCTGAAGATGTACCGCACGTCGGATTCGAGCCGGCTGAAGGAGCTCTACGAGGGGATGATCGGCCGCATGAATCCCGATCAGCGGGCCGCCTGGGACCGTTTCTACGATCCGCTCATCGCGGAGTTCCATCGCACGAATCCGCAGGGCCGCGAGCGTGCCGAGTGGAAATTCCAGCGCTATGTGCGCGATTACCTGAAGACGCTCAAATCGCTGGACGACAACGTGGGACGGCTGCTCGACTACCTCGACCGCACGGGACTGGCCGGGAATACGCTGGTGGTCTATACCTCGGACCAGGGCTTCTACATCGGCGAGCACGGCTGGTTTGACAAGCGCTTCATGTACGAGGAGTCGATGCATACGCCGCTGGTCATGCGGCTCCCGGGCGGCGTGCAGGGCGACATCGATCAGCTGGTGCAGAACATCGACTATGCTCCGACGTTCCTCGAACTGGCCGGCGCGGAGATTCCCGACGACATTCAGGGCCGCTCGCTGCTGCCGCTGCTGCGGGGCGAAAAGTCCGCCGACTGGCGTCCGGCCCTCTATTACCACTTCTACGAGTATCCGGCCGAACACATGGTCAAACGCCACTACGGGGTGCGCGACAACCGCTGGAAGCTCATCCATTTCTACAACGACATCGACCACTGGGAGCTCTACGATCTGAAGACGGATCCTCACGAGCTGCATAACCGCTACGACGATCCGGCGTGTGCCGGCGAGCGGGCCCGGATGATCGACGAACTCCTCCGCCTGCAGCGGCAGTACGACGATACGCTGGCCCTGCGCATGAACGGAGATTTCCAATCCAAAGACTGA